From the Chloroflexus aurantiacus J-10-fl genome, one window contains:
- a CDS encoding ATP-binding protein: protein MQNVNSILKKSPLAELLQSENFVGWVYAIDYEFAYVMTNDLWKYKALGIPHNCFLVAASFDPQNLTQASEDEMEVILLRVLGSAKLPQDDDLVRTKIDHFKDQKSPMGTDRELDDITRSEMQFSGLKCRVLGTFFVDQDELWLGSDLESFATATRLNVYRPHGKALETIVNYVDPIRRNAAREMAEQLGLKGEIKPFQIGTVRYTSTDRLHRRAVRAEKVPVFVQPADFLGRRTAVLGMTRTGKSNMIKQMVSVVKRVADASQARIGQIIYDINGEYANANQQDKGALADIYPKDTVRYRMLEAEGFRELRTNFYEQLNEGFGIIQRELEEANRVTTDYVRAFVNLSLDEPDKGEFSEYKRWQVRVAAYKTLLYVAGFEPPANLKVRFDASKEIRTSVNSKAGENLPDPSQGLTLEQAKKWFLALRLANQESSLKSSSGNGKDWVDDALQTLINMIAQRQGNTYISGHRILTDAIKYHSPNRTSEVADEIYELLRDGKIVILDLSVGDARIREKVSTRIAQKIFQNSMQIFVEGRTPPNIVVYIEEAHNLIGKGMDLTETWPRLAKEGAKYRISLVYATQEVSSMHPNILANTENWFITHLNNAREVKELSQFYDFEDFGDSLIRAQDVGFARVKMLSSPFVIPVQIDKFDPEAERQRMAANQE from the coding sequence ATGCAAAATGTTAATTCTATTCTGAAAAAATCTCCTCTGGCAGAACTACTACAATCTGAAAATTTTGTCGGCTGGGTATATGCCATTGACTACGAATTTGCCTATGTGATGACCAATGATCTGTGGAAGTATAAGGCACTCGGCATCCCTCACAACTGCTTCCTGGTAGCGGCTTCCTTCGATCCACAAAACCTCACTCAAGCGTCTGAAGATGAGATGGAAGTGATTCTTTTGCGCGTACTGGGTTCAGCTAAATTACCCCAAGATGATGACCTGGTACGCACAAAAATTGACCACTTTAAAGACCAGAAAAGCCCGATGGGCACTGATCGCGAACTGGATGACATCACGCGCAGCGAGATGCAGTTTAGCGGACTAAAATGCCGTGTGTTAGGCACATTTTTTGTAGATCAGGATGAACTCTGGCTGGGAAGTGATTTAGAATCCTTTGCCACGGCCACGCGCCTGAATGTTTATCGCCCTCACGGAAAAGCACTGGAAACGATTGTTAATTATGTTGACCCAATTCGACGCAATGCTGCGCGGGAGATGGCCGAACAATTGGGTCTGAAAGGGGAAATCAAGCCATTTCAGATTGGTACAGTACGTTACACCTCCACCGACCGCTTGCACAGACGCGCTGTACGTGCGGAAAAAGTTCCAGTTTTCGTGCAACCGGCTGACTTTTTGGGACGCCGTACCGCCGTATTGGGCATGACTCGCACCGGAAAATCTAACATGATCAAGCAGATGGTTTCAGTAGTTAAGCGTGTGGCTGATGCGAGTCAGGCGCGGATCGGACAGATCATCTATGACATTAATGGCGAGTACGCCAATGCCAATCAGCAGGACAAGGGTGCCCTGGCCGATATTTACCCCAAAGATACCGTGCGCTACCGCATGTTAGAAGCAGAGGGTTTTCGCGAGCTGCGCACGAATTTTTATGAGCAGCTCAATGAAGGCTTTGGTATCATTCAGCGTGAACTGGAAGAGGCCAACCGCGTGACCACCGACTACGTGCGGGCATTCGTTAACCTTTCTCTTGACGAACCTGACAAAGGAGAGTTCAGTGAATACAAGCGCTGGCAAGTGCGCGTTGCGGCCTACAAGACTTTGCTGTACGTGGCCGGGTTTGAGCCACCTGCCAATTTGAAAGTACGATTTGATGCCAGTAAGGAAATACGGACCAGTGTTAACAGTAAAGCAGGGGAGAATCTTCCTGATCCATCGCAAGGCTTGACCCTCGAACAGGCGAAGAAGTGGTTTCTGGCCTTGCGCCTTGCCAATCAGGAATCCTCGCTCAAAAGTTCTTCCGGCAACGGCAAAGACTGGGTTGACGACGCCTTGCAAACGCTGATTAACATGATTGCGCAACGTCAGGGAAATACCTACATCTCCGGCCACAGAATCCTGACTGACGCCATCAAGTACCATTCTCCAAACCGCACTTCCGAAGTCGCCGATGAGATTTACGAACTGCTTAGAGATGGCAAGATCGTTATCCTTGACCTTTCCGTCGGTGATGCACGTATTCGTGAGAAAGTAAGTACGCGGATTGCCCAGAAGATTTTCCAGAACTCGATGCAGATTTTCGTCGAAGGGAGAACTCCTCCCAACATTGTTGTTTACATCGAAGAAGCCCACAACCTGATCGGCAAGGGCATGGACCTGACCGAGACCTGGCCACGCCTGGCAAAAGAGGGGGCCAAATATCGCATCAGTCTGGTCTACGCGACTCAGGAAGTTTCTTCCATGCACCCGAACATACTGGCAAACACAGAAAACTGGTTTATCACTCATTTAAACAATGCCCGCGAGGTCAAAGAATTGTCTCAATTCTACGACTTTGAGGATTTTGGTGATTCGCTGATTCGGGCACAAGACGTAGGCTTTGCTCGCGTCAAAATGCTCTCCAGCCCCTTTGTCATTCCTGTTCAGATTGACAAATTCGACCCCGAAGCGGAACGTCAACGCATGGCTGCCAATCAGGAGTAA
- a CDS encoding DNA double-strand break repair nuclease NurA, producing the protein MPYENERASKTAHADFIKNPEVQSFLNSCEYLTQPDEAEAQHLICDFKPPPHAAQANPVELVLAIDGSNYEAALDDEIPSTRLGYLKVGAILFSLKDVSKLREGRFVDPFKVAALQDQNASLTFVLPSANVRIKGQNSVRDSFRAALDEQLLSEKTRFDPKNFHTSLRSTLFFLASRRPGDLGTGTPLKLKLHKCPTCERGPVELEDKLDPQMCPYCGAPVYPSDCLRIWEEVTDYQSNQIALSRLMIVLEHLIPIHYIRFIEQKAFLTLTKIAFFIDGPLAIFGASAWLHRSIMIYLHEVNTRLAKYHQPPLLIIGLQKKGQIVDYLGLINRFLPPDRLFAIDDEYRYKYILANREPSRGGFGFETYYGQDFIFKTKQGRTFVFALPYPYPSKEEPGSDFIREKTDWTRYPNLPTAVQLLEQLQTELYRDAVIPIALAHRYTAISTQPGGRVLDLLTRRALS; encoded by the coding sequence ATGCCCTATGAGAATGAGCGTGCCAGCAAAACTGCCCATGCAGACTTTATCAAAAATCCTGAAGTCCAGTCCTTCCTGAATTCTTGCGAATACCTGACGCAGCCAGATGAGGCCGAAGCTCAACACTTGATTTGTGATTTCAAACCACCACCACATGCTGCTCAGGCGAATCCCGTAGAACTTGTTCTGGCAATCGATGGCAGCAACTATGAGGCTGCACTTGACGACGAAATACCCAGCACAAGACTAGGATACCTGAAAGTAGGCGCGATTTTGTTTAGCTTGAAAGATGTCTCCAAACTTCGGGAAGGTCGTTTTGTTGACCCATTCAAAGTGGCTGCTTTGCAAGATCAGAATGCATCTCTCACTTTTGTCCTGCCAAGTGCCAATGTACGCATCAAAGGACAGAATAGTGTTCGGGATAGTTTCCGTGCTGCGCTGGATGAACAATTGCTATCAGAAAAGACGCGCTTTGACCCTAAAAACTTTCACACCAGTTTGCGAAGTACTCTTTTCTTTCTGGCCTCCCGCCGACCAGGAGATCTGGGCACTGGCACACCCCTCAAACTGAAATTGCACAAATGTCCCACGTGTGAGCGTGGCCCGGTTGAATTAGAAGATAAACTTGATCCTCAGATGTGTCCGTACTGCGGTGCCCCCGTCTACCCAAGCGATTGCTTGCGGATTTGGGAAGAGGTAACTGATTATCAATCCAATCAGATAGCACTTTCGCGCCTGATGATAGTATTAGAGCATCTCATACCTATTCATTACATTCGGTTTATTGAACAAAAAGCGTTTTTGACGCTTACCAAAATCGCTTTCTTCATAGACGGGCCACTAGCTATTTTTGGTGCATCCGCCTGGCTACACCGCAGCATTATGATTTACCTCCACGAGGTAAATACCAGACTGGCTAAATATCACCAACCTCCTCTGCTGATTATCGGTTTGCAAAAAAAAGGACAGATTGTAGACTATTTAGGGTTAATCAACCGATTTTTGCCCCCAGATCGCTTATTTGCAATAGACGATGAGTATCGTTACAAGTACATTTTAGCCAATCGCGAACCTTCAAGAGGTGGGTTTGGATTTGAGACGTATTATGGGCAAGACTTTATTTTCAAAACCAAACAAGGGCGCACGTTTGTCTTTGCCCTTCCCTATCCTTACCCATCGAAAGAAGAACCGGGTAGTGATTTTATCCGGGAAAAGACTGACTGGACACGTTACCCCAACTTACCAACGGCAGTACAACTGCTCGAACAATTGCAAACAGAGTTGTACCGTGATGCCGTAATTCCCATCGCCCTGGCTCATCGCTACACGGCCATCAGCACGCAACCCGGCGGGCGTGTGCTTGACTTGTTAACCCGGAGAGCACTATCGTGA
- a CDS encoding ATP-dependent helicase, protein MSTFHQHLTAITRRQLPPIERLWEMSGFTPNDAQREAILHVDGPLYLTAGPGSGKTRVLLWRTLNLMVYYGVKAEEIFLATFTEKAARQLSDGLRSYLGLVTNLTGQPYDLAGMYIGTVHSLCQRILTDRRRFFLDRQRPRSPALLDDLGQYFHLYERANWEIVTRAAGLDPSSAAEVVTGHLNTQPSASRHRAIEALRPFFNRFSEELLDPAELRPRLSSLVRGEFSPQDVDLLLALYEGYLQSLREAGRTDFALLQREAFQVLQEFQGAGGVFRHVIVDEYQDTNTIQERIFFRLAEGTGNLCVVGDDDQALYRFRGATVENFVQFPARCQKYLNQTPRTISLEINYRSRSHIVETYGRFINHTNWQDRDGMVYRIPKNIRAYRNDLAPAVVASTPAEPEQACQEIARFVRRLIETGKVQNPNQIAFLYPSLKSEQAKRMIAALKAEGLDVYAPRAGRFLEVDEARDVLGIFLAIFGRPTIEGRGHDLRTFEVYLTALQTRADELQQTDPLLKQFIQNRRDEIQRALSDYAALQAVLTRNRWLPDQLYDPASMKRALADAPGLSETGHRLVSSAYLDRLVLLRASEGRPLSLEYVIRRATSLDWNLLDLFYQLMGFEHFKAMFDRAERQGDEGAVANLGLLTQYLARFVQERVNILTAAILSEHKFSGMFFGSFIFALYRLEEGEREDEENPFPRGRIPFLTIHQAKGLEFPVVVLGNLDKRDHGAPLIERLVRPLLSRPAGEPLDRMTAFDIARMFYVALSRAQNLLILAHFSGRGQRQDEAFKPILNGNLPRLADFDLNSLPNAVATDETLPKVYSFTADYLLYQTCPRQYMIFRKFGFVPSRSQTMFFGSLVHRTIEDLHHEIIRRRKLTDGR, encoded by the coding sequence GTGAGCACCTTTCACCAACATCTCACTGCTATTACCAGGCGACAACTTCCTCCCATCGAACGCCTGTGGGAGATGAGCGGTTTCACACCTAATGATGCCCAGCGTGAGGCTATCTTGCACGTAGATGGCCCTCTCTACCTGACTGCTGGTCCTGGTTCCGGCAAAACGCGTGTCCTTCTCTGGCGAACGCTCAACTTGATGGTTTACTATGGAGTGAAAGCCGAGGAGATTTTTCTTGCTACGTTCACCGAGAAGGCAGCCAGACAGTTAAGCGATGGTTTACGCTCCTATCTCGGTCTGGTCACCAACCTGACCGGCCAGCCTTATGACCTGGCTGGAATGTACATTGGCACAGTACATTCGCTCTGCCAGCGTATACTTACCGACCGACGACGTTTTTTTCTCGACCGCCAGCGGCCTCGTTCGCCTGCGCTTCTGGATGACCTGGGGCAGTATTTCCACCTTTACGAACGAGCCAACTGGGAGATCGTCACCCGCGCTGCTGGCCTTGATCCCAGTTCGGCTGCTGAAGTCGTTACCGGACACTTGAACACGCAACCTTCAGCTTCTCGTCATCGTGCAATCGAAGCACTACGCCCCTTCTTCAACCGCTTCTCGGAAGAATTGCTTGACCCCGCCGAGTTGCGCCCGCGCCTTTCCAGCCTGGTACGTGGCGAGTTTTCACCGCAAGATGTAGATTTGCTGCTGGCGCTCTACGAGGGTTATCTTCAAAGCCTGCGAGAGGCGGGAAGAACCGACTTTGCCCTGCTTCAGCGCGAGGCGTTCCAGGTTTTACAGGAGTTCCAGGGGGCCGGTGGTGTCTTTCGCCACGTGATTGTGGATGAATATCAGGATACCAACACTATCCAGGAACGCATCTTCTTTCGCTTGGCAGAAGGAACAGGTAACCTATGCGTAGTAGGAGACGACGACCAGGCACTTTACCGCTTTCGCGGCGCAACTGTGGAAAACTTTGTCCAGTTTCCAGCCCGCTGCCAGAAGTATCTGAACCAGACACCTCGTACCATTTCCCTGGAGATCAACTACCGCTCACGTTCCCACATTGTTGAAACCTATGGACGCTTTATTAATCACACCAATTGGCAAGACAGAGATGGAATGGTCTACCGCATCCCTAAAAATATTCGTGCCTATCGTAACGACCTGGCGCCAGCCGTAGTAGCCAGCACTCCCGCTGAGCCGGAGCAGGCTTGCCAGGAGATTGCCCGTTTTGTCCGTCGCCTTATCGAGACAGGGAAAGTTCAAAACCCGAATCAGATCGCCTTTCTCTACCCCTCGCTCAAATCCGAACAGGCGAAGCGTATGATCGCTGCATTGAAAGCGGAAGGGCTGGACGTGTATGCTCCACGCGCTGGGCGTTTTCTGGAAGTGGACGAAGCCAGAGATGTACTGGGCATCTTCCTTGCCATCTTCGGACGCCCTACAATCGAAGGGAGGGGACATGATCTGCGAACTTTTGAGGTTTACTTAACGGCCCTTCAAACCCGCGCTGATGAATTACAGCAGACCGACCCGTTACTCAAGCAGTTCATTCAGAACCGCCGCGACGAGATTCAGCGCGCCCTCAGCGATTATGCCGCCCTGCAAGCCGTGCTGACCCGCAACCGCTGGCTTCCCGATCAGCTCTACGATCCGGCAAGCATGAAACGCGCCCTGGCTGACGCACCAGGACTTTCAGAGACCGGACACCGCCTGGTGTCTAGCGCATACCTCGACCGCCTCGTGCTCCTGCGCGCCAGCGAGGGACGACCACTTTCGCTGGAATATGTTATTCGCCGTGCAACCTCACTCGACTGGAACCTGCTCGACCTGTTCTACCAGTTGATGGGCTTTGAGCACTTCAAAGCCATGTTCGACCGTGCCGAACGACAAGGCGACGAAGGCGCAGTAGCCAATCTGGGACTGCTAACGCAATACCTGGCACGCTTCGTGCAGGAACGTGTCAACATTCTGACCGCTGCCATTCTCAGTGAACACAAATTTTCGGGAATGTTCTTCGGTTCCTTCATCTTCGCTCTCTACCGCCTGGAAGAGGGCGAGCGCGAAGACGAGGAGAATCCCTTCCCACGCGGACGCATTCCCTTTCTGACCATCCACCAGGCCAAAGGATTGGAGTTCCCGGTCGTAGTGCTGGGCAATCTCGATAAACGCGACCACGGTGCTCCTCTCATCGAACGTCTGGTACGCCCCTTATTGTCACGCCCGGCCGGCGAACCACTTGATCGAATGACCGCCTTTGATATTGCCCGCATGTTCTACGTTGCCCTGTCGCGGGCGCAGAATTTGCTCATCCTGGCTCATTTTTCCGGACGCGGGCAGCGCCAGGACGAAGCGTTCAAACCTATCTTGAACGGTAATCTACCTCGCCTGGCTGATTTCGACCTGAACAGTTTGCCCAACGCTGTCGCAACCGATGAGACGTTGCCCAAAGTGTACTCTTTCACCGCCGATTACCTGCTCTATCAGACATGCCCGCGGCAGTACATGATTTTCCGTAAGTTCGGTTTCGTTCCTTCTCGTTCGCAAACGATGTTCTTCGGCTCGCTGGTGCATCGCACGATAGAGGATTTGCACCACGAGATCATTCGCCGCCGCAAACTAACAGATGGCAGATAG
- a CDS encoding PD-(D/E)XK nuclease family protein: MTEDPFNDIEDFIRQRFEENFKQLCLESGHTLTADVKKTALDQVLLYWRSMRKIAERITDTEVRLSLPGQRSPQGREYTIEGVVDILRADDQTVMYDIKTHDADYVRANLELYKQQLNVYAHIWQELRGEALDAMAIIATAFPHAIKEALENPEPMALETALQDWEPLIPIEYDPAYKDRTVLAFGETVDRIENGEFSPPPLERLQENIPGIRTHERFGTRVCRNCDARFSCNSYRQYVRGTSRLAERRMSYFTDDQPDQEIWRTAGLDDLP; this comes from the coding sequence ATGACCGAAGACCCTTTTAACGATATTGAAGATTTTATTCGGCAGCGTTTTGAGGAGAACTTCAAGCAACTTTGCCTGGAAAGCGGACATACGCTGACGGCAGACGTGAAAAAGACCGCTCTGGATCAGGTGTTACTTTACTGGCGCAGTATGCGTAAGATTGCTGAACGCATCACCGATACTGAGGTGCGTCTGAGCCTACCCGGTCAGCGATCACCACAGGGACGCGAGTACACTATCGAAGGCGTGGTAGACATCCTGCGCGCCGATGATCAGACCGTGATGTACGACATCAAGACGCATGACGCCGATTATGTGCGTGCCAACCTGGAACTTTACAAGCAGCAGTTGAACGTCTATGCTCATATCTGGCAGGAGCTGCGCGGTGAAGCGCTCGACGCCATGGCGATCATCGCTACCGCCTTTCCCCACGCCATCAAGGAGGCACTTGAGAACCCCGAACCGATGGCCCTGGAAACTGCCCTTCAAGATTGGGAGCCTCTCATTCCCATCGAGTACGACCCGGCATATAAGGACCGCACTGTGCTTGCGTTTGGCGAGACGGTAGACAGAATCGAAAATGGCGAGTTCTCTCCGCCGCCCCTCGAACGGTTGCAAGAGAACATCCCTGGTATACGGACGCATGAACGCTTCGGTACGCGGGTATGCCGCAACTGTGACGCCCGTTTTTCGTGCAATTCGTACCGCCAATACGTTCGTGGCACATCGCGTCTCGCTGAACGCCGCATGAGCTATTTCACTGACGACCAACCAGACCAGGAAATCTGGCGTACTGCCGGATTGGATGACCTTCCTTAA
- a CDS encoding acyl-CoA thioesterase, giving the protein MNLSVPAVLAEYPFHYRIEVRFRDLDALGHVNNAVYATYFESARIAYYQRLVGGSLDRLGIILAELTISYKAPAHFGDELLVGVRVSRIGGKSFTMDYAIARVGDGALIATGQSVLVAYDYAAGRSVPVSDEFRARVAEFQGEVG; this is encoded by the coding sequence ATGAATCTGTCTGTACCGGCTGTATTGGCCGAATATCCCTTCCACTACCGGATTGAGGTGCGGTTTCGCGATCTTGATGCACTGGGCCATGTGAATAATGCGGTGTACGCCACCTACTTTGAGTCGGCACGGATCGCGTACTATCAACGTCTGGTGGGTGGTTCACTCGACCGGTTGGGGATTATTCTGGCCGAATTGACGATTAGCTACAAGGCACCGGCCCATTTTGGCGACGAGTTACTGGTTGGCGTGCGGGTGAGCCGGATTGGTGGTAAGAGTTTTACAATGGACTATGCTATTGCACGTGTGGGTGATGGTGCCTTAATCGCAACCGGGCAGTCGGTACTGGTAGCCTATGACTACGCTGCCGGTCGTAGTGTGCCGGTCAGTGATGAATTCCGTGCGCGGGTGGCGGAGTTTCAGGGTGAGGTTGGGTGA
- a CDS encoding response regulator: MPANKGTIFIIDDDLGLQNILSIALRNAGYDVVLARDGLEGLRMLEHLSPSLVISDIMMPNMDGVETFQRIKERLQDNGIPIFLITALNRKPWFADLEAEGAVIIQKPFEVHHLVELIDRTLS, translated from the coding sequence ATGCCAGCGAATAAGGGTACTATCTTTATTATCGACGACGACCTGGGGCTCCAAAACATTCTCTCCATTGCCCTGCGCAACGCCGGTTACGATGTTGTGCTGGCCCGCGACGGCCTCGAAGGTCTGCGCATGCTCGAGCACCTCTCACCCAGTCTGGTTATCAGCGACATTATGATGCCGAACATGGACGGCGTTGAGACCTTCCAGCGTATTAAGGAACGTCTGCAAGATAATGGCATTCCGATCTTCTTGATCACTGCGCTCAACCGCAAGCCATGGTTTGCCGATCTTGAGGCTGAAGGCGCAGTGATTATTCAGAAGCCGTTTGAGGTACATCATCTGGTTGAGCTGATTGATCGGACACTGAGCTAA
- a CDS encoding HIT family protein, whose translation MEIKYTPWRMRYIKRGETPDEGCVFCAMATADGTDDAERLVLYRGQYCFVVMNLYPYNTAHLMVVPYLHVADLAALDRTVASELFYITQQSVGILQTEYAPHGFNLGMNLGRVAGAGIADHLHMHIVPRWNGDTNFMPVIGDTKLIPEALDETYARLRPHFAALSSVSDQSAQPDDVPQTASE comes from the coding sequence ATGGAAATCAAATATACGCCGTGGCGCATGCGCTATATCAAGCGGGGTGAGACGCCGGATGAGGGATGCGTGTTCTGTGCAATGGCAACTGCCGACGGCACTGATGATGCCGAACGTCTGGTGCTCTACCGTGGTCAATATTGTTTCGTGGTAATGAACCTCTACCCATACAACACGGCGCACTTGATGGTAGTGCCCTATCTCCATGTTGCCGATCTCGCCGCGCTGGATCGAACAGTTGCCAGTGAATTATTTTACATAACTCAGCAAAGTGTCGGGATTCTGCAAACGGAATACGCACCGCACGGCTTCAACCTTGGCATGAACCTGGGGCGAGTAGCGGGGGCCGGTATCGCCGATCACCTGCACATGCACATCGTGCCGCGCTGGAATGGCGATACCAACTTTATGCCGGTGATTGGCGATACAAAACTGATCCCAGAAGCGCTCGACGAGACCTACGCCCGACTCCGGCCACACTTTGCTGCACTTAGCTCAGTGTCCGATCAATCAGCTCAACCAGATGATGTACCTCAAACGGCTTCTGAATAA
- the prfB gene encoding peptide chain release factor 2 (programmed frameshift) — MLADLHDTLETVRSRYTDLRGHLDLAAKQAEIEQLEARAADPDLWNTPRVAQEIMQRLTRLKEEVTAWNDLERRIASAAELIELAELEGDESLTADLAAEVQAIQREVAQRELEILLSGPYDDRDAFLSVQAGMGGTDAQDWAAMLLRMYTRWAERRGYTVNLIDMSEGEEAGIKSATIEIRGPYAYGYARAEAGVHRLIRLSPFNAAHTRQTSFARVEVMPEVDDAPEVEIKPEDLRIDVFRSGGHGGQGVNTTDSAVRITHLPTGIVVTCQNERSQIQNRELAMRVLRARLLERELQRQAEERARLRGEYREAAFGNQMRTYYLHPSTLVKDHRTDYETSNVQAVLDGEIDPFIEAFLRANVRET; from the exons ATGTTAGCCGATTTACACGACACTCTGGAAACAGTTCGTTCGCGCTATACCGACTTACGGGGGCATCTT GACCTGGCGGCAAAGCAGGCTGAAATTGAGCAGTTAGAAGCCAGGGCCGCCGATCCCGATCTATGGAATACACCGCGCGTTGCGCAGGAGATCATGCAACGGCTCACCCGCCTGAAAGAAGAGGTGACGGCGTGGAATGATCTTGAACGGCGCATCGCCAGTGCAGCCGAACTTATCGAACTGGCCGAGCTGGAAGGTGATGAGTCGTTGACCGCCGATCTGGCCGCTGAAGTACAGGCCATTCAGCGTGAAGTGGCGCAGCGTGAGCTGGAAATCCTGCTTAGTGGCCCTTACGACGACCGTGATGCCTTTCTTTCGGTGCAGGCCGGCATGGGTGGGACAGACGCACAAGACTGGGCGGCGATGCTTTTGCGCATGTACACGCGCTGGGCCGAACGGCGAGGGTATACGGTCAACCTGATCGACATGAGCGAAGGCGAAGAGGCAGGAATCAAGAGTGCGACTATCGAGATTCGTGGCCCTTACGCTTACGGCTACGCCCGCGCCGAGGCCGGTGTCCATCGCCTGATTCGCCTGTCGCCGTTCAACGCTGCGCACACCCGCCAGACCAGCTTTGCGCGCGTCGAGGTGATGCCAGAAGTTGATGATGCGCCTGAAGTAGAGATCAAACCGGAAGACCTGCGCATTGATGTCTTCCGCAGTGGGGGTCATGGCGGGCAAGGCGTGAATACCACCGATTCGGCGGTACGCATTACCCACCTGCCAACCGGAATTGTGGTTACCTGTCAGAATGAACGTTCGCAGATACAGAACCGCGAACTGGCCATGCGCGTGTTACGGGCGCGACTGCTCGAACGCGAATTGCAGCGTCAGGCCGAAGAACGTGCGCGACTCCGGGGTGAATATCGCGAGGCCGCATTTGGTAACCAGATGCGAACCTATTACCTCCATCCTTCAACGCTGGTCAAAGATCATCGCACCGATTACGAAACGAGCAACGTACAGGCAGTGCTCGATGGCGAGATCGATCCGTTTATTGAAGCCTTCCTACGGGCAAACGTGCGGGAGACGTGA
- a CDS encoding L,D-transpeptidase, which produces MRYTSWVLAVILALAVVPAQAQSSALYFVATGQRLDDTYGFLSVWRSSEGALTLGQPISAPLREGDLTVQYFERGRLELHPAYNNAVLRGRVGAEYIAALGKSFPPPSAAARENPNRRFFAETGYTLGPPFLAFWEAHGATEVFGLPISEPHWEYVGGALRQVQYFERARLEVNPRPATPEQAIQIGDLGRALARLRGIDLRPVPAGNAIPVDASGQPQAPAPAPPAPAPSPTPAPTARPAAAPPPQPALRSGKLIVVDLSDQWLYAVEGDRIIFDAPVSTGRDGFNTPVGTFFIYAKVREQTMRGCAGGECWVVPRVPHAMYIVGGVALHGTYWHNQFGTGVRRSHGCVNLPLKAAAWLYEWAPVGTPVVVRR; this is translated from the coding sequence ATGCGATATACTAGCTGGGTGCTGGCAGTCATACTGGCACTGGCAGTCGTGCCGGCACAAGCCCAGAGCAGTGCGCTCTATTTTGTAGCCACCGGTCAGCGGCTCGATGATACCTATGGCTTTCTGTCGGTCTGGCGATCAAGCGAAGGTGCATTAACGCTCGGTCAGCCTATCAGCGCACCATTGCGCGAAGGCGATCTCACCGTTCAATATTTCGAGCGCGGTCGCCTGGAATTGCATCCCGCCTATAACAACGCGGTCTTGCGCGGACGAGTAGGTGCCGAGTATATCGCTGCACTGGGCAAATCATTTCCCCCACCCTCCGCCGCCGCTCGCGAAAACCCCAATCGTCGCTTTTTCGCCGAGACCGGCTACACCCTTGGCCCACCTTTTCTCGCCTTCTGGGAAGCTCATGGGGCGACCGAGGTGTTTGGGTTGCCGATCAGTGAACCGCACTGGGAATACGTCGGTGGGGCTTTGCGGCAAGTGCAGTATTTTGAACGCGCCCGGCTTGAGGTGAATCCACGTCCGGCTACTCCCGAACAGGCGATTCAGATCGGCGATTTGGGCCGTGCCCTCGCTCGCTTACGTGGCATCGATCTGCGTCCGGTTCCCGCCGGGAATGCGATACCGGTTGATGCCAGCGGACAACCACAGGCACCGGCACCAGCTCCGCCGGCACCGGCTCCATCACCAACCCCAGCACCAACTGCCCGACCGGCTGCGGCACCTCCCCCCCAACCGGCACTCCGTAGCGGCAAGCTGATCGTTGTCGATCTTAGCGACCAGTGGTTATACGCGGTTGAAGGTGATCGAATCATCTTCGATGCACCGGTCTCAACCGGACGTGATGGCTTCAATACACCGGTTGGCACCTTCTTCATTTACGCCAAAGTTCGCGAACAGACCATGCGCGGTTGCGCCGGTGGTGAATGCTGGGTTGTACCGCGGGTTCCTCATGCCATGTACATTGTTGGCGGTGTCGCTCTGCACGGAACATACTGGCACAACCAGTTTGGCACTGGTGTTCGTCGTAGTCACGGCTGCGTTAATCTACCGCTCAAAGCGGCGGCATGGCTCTACGAGTGGGCACCGGTCGGTACGCCGGTGGTGGTGCGGCGGTGA